The Eubacterium maltosivorans genome includes the window TCAATGCGACCGTGACGAATGAGGTGCTTGCGCTGGGCGTTTACCTGAAACCGGTCGGAGAGCCCCAGAAAACGGCTGACATCACCGTTTGTCACTTTAAAATGCACAGGCCAGTACCATCTGCCGTCCTCACCCTGGACAGCGGCCTTATTGTTAAAAAACATAAGCAAGTGCCAGTAGGCCTGAAGCATCGGGCTCATCTCCCTTGTCTCCAGCCATCTGTAAAAAGCCAGCAGCTCGGTCAGGTAATTCACCACGCACCGCCTTTTCTGCCTTTTGGCGGCAGCTTGATATCTGCCGGGCACACCGCATCGTCCAAAACGCCGGACAGGCAGCTCAGGCACCTGGCACGCTTGCAGGCGTCTGCCTCCATTTTTCTTTTCAGATCCTCCTGTGTCTTTTTACCATAAATCTGCAGCGACGCCTCATACTGCTCCAGCAGCGCGGCGATACGCCTTTTCATGGTTTCAAGGTTTTTCGCCTGCTCATAAACGCCCATTGCCTGAAAAGCCCTGAGCCCATCGTCCATTTTAATGGCGCTCTGATTTTTACAGCAGCCCTCGCAAAAGGCCTGGTAAAAAGTGATGGGCACCTCCTGTCCCATCTCCAGGGCGCATTGAACACACCCCAGCTGGTTATTTATTGCCAGCTGGCCGAGCAGGTCTCTTTTGGTTTCTTTCATCTTGTAATCCTCCTGTAAAATAAAATAATTTTATTTCAGCAGGCTGTGTTTGTTTTTACGCCTGCTGATGGTTCTATCTTACAGGCTTTTATGGTTTTAACGGACGCACGAACGTCGTTTTATTATTAAAAATCAAAAATTATTTTTATTTTCTGCCGCCATCGGTACACGGTGCTCATCTCCCCGTAAAAAGGCATGGTAAGCCAGGGGCGGTTCCATTTTTGTTTTAAGGGCTTTTCGTTTTGTTCATCGTTTGCAAATAAATGCAAAAGGGTTCGGCCAATGGTAAACAGGGTGCTGCGCATCCAGCGCGCCGCAAAAACGGGCAGCACACGCTGGTTTTTGGCGCAGCGCTCACATACTCTCGTACACACCCAGATAATATAAAGCCGGCCGCTGGCGTCCTCTACGGCTTTGGCATAACCGTTGACAACGCGCAGGCCGTTTTTCTTCATTTTTAAGCCCATGGTTTTCTTTTTAAGGACACCGCCGCAGTGGCGGCAGGTGTGTGTCTCGTGTCCATGATAAATCAGCTCTGCCTCTGGGGCACGCCCGTCTCTGGTTTGGTAGCCGGTATCCACTGCCTCAAAAAGCTCGGGATGTCTTTTTAAATAGGTTTCCAGATCTGTATCCAGCTCATGGATTTTCATATACTTTGCCAGTACCATTTTTTTCTCCTTTTTTTAGGTTCTTTAAGCAAAAAACACCGAAGGCCACATACGCGTGTGCGTATGTGGCCTTCGGTGTTTTGATGGGTGACAGCCGTTGTCCCATTTTATGGTAATTACTTTATTCGATATTTTATAATTCCAGCGCGCCGTGGCGTTCATAAAAACGCCGTAACGCCTCGATAACCTCCGGATCATACCGGCCTCCGCTCTGCGGCTCCAGACTGGTTAAAATCTGGCTGGGCCTCAGCCCGTCCAGCGCCAGATTGTCCCAGGCGTCTGCCACAGCACATACCCGGCCTGCCAGCGGGATATCACCACCGCTGACCGATTCAAACCGGCACGCGCCATAATAGCAGTGATGATAGTGGCAGACATCTGCGGCGATGCTCGTAAAGATCGCTGCCTGGCCGCTTATTTGGGAAAAAAGCCGATGCAGGCGTTTAAAAAACATCTCACCCGCCTCTGCGTGTGCTGCCCCATATTCACCGGGTTTTTTTCCCAGATCATGATAATTAAGGGGAGACAGGTCTCCCCATGTCCAAAGGTCTAACAAATCAGACCGGCCCATTTCTTTTAGTAAAGTCTCCATACGCTGACCTGTCCGCAGGCTATGAGCCCGGATTTCCGGGTCCATAGCCTCTACGGCAGTTTCAAGGGCCTGGCGCAGCCCGAGATAAGCCTGGTTATTTTGCTCCATTTCATTTCCTTTTCAGCCGCTCCTGCCAATCACTCGACAAGGCAGCGCTGTTATTTTTGCCTGTTTTTACGGCGCCAAGCCAAGCTTAGCAGCAGCGTTGCCAAAACCGCGATCAAGCATCCGGCTAATCCCATCAGCTGGACTGTCGTAAAATACAGCCCTGTCACAGGGTTCACCACATTGAATGAATTATCGCTGGCAATGGTAAACCGTACACTTTCAGTCGCACTCAGCTCACTGACATTTCCGGCATGATCCCAAACCTTAAAGGAAATATCATAGGCGCGCGCGTCCTTAACGGTTATGTCATTCTGTCCATTTTGATTCCAGAGCTGCGGCGCTGTCCAGGTTTTTCCACCGTCAAGGGTGTAGGACCATTCCTTCAGGCCGCTGGTGTCAATGCCTTCTATGCTGTCATCGGCCCAGACCGTTAAGGTCTGCGGTTCCAGAATCTCCCCATTCTGGGGCGCCCCGGTTATTTTTAACCCCTTAGGCGCTGTCTGGTCGATCTTGATAATATCCTCTCTCTGTGTCTGATTTCCAGCATGATCGGTGATGCTGTGCTGCAATTGATGAATCCCATCGTCGCCCAGCTCTCCGGTCACACGGTATTCAGGAATAAGGCTTTTCAAAAACAGGGCTTCCTGAAGGATAACGGGTTCGCCTTTATCAATGGTCTGCTCAATGCTGTTAATGCCCGCCTCCGGACAGCTTACAAGAAGCTCATAGGAAACCGGTTGATTATACCACTGTCCAAGGGCGGCCTCGCCGTTGATCCAAAGATCCGGTATCTCGATTTTGTCGGTAATGACCCACCTGCCGCTTTCTTTACCAATGGACAGCGTCTTAGAGCGATTGCCCGCGATGTCCTTTGCATAGCAGCTGAGCGAAGCGTTTGTATCCATGGGGATCTCAAAGCTTGCCCTGTCGTCCTTTACGGATATTTCCCTGGTCTGGCCGTCAAGGCTGTAGTACAGCGTTTCGCAGCCGCTGGTCGTATCCGTTACCGGTACGGTCACCTGCACTGCTTCGTTAAAGAAATTGCCAAAGCTTAGCCAGTGGATGAGCTTTTCAAGCGGATTATTGCCGCTGTCCTTAAAGCTTACCTCGCCGATTTCCGGCATTTCCGTGTCAATATATAATACTCTCTCAATATAGTTTTGATCACCTTCTTTTGCTTCATTTCCGGCAGCGTCCTTTGCGTAAACACGAAGGATGTTTTCGCCTTCCCTGAGCATTTCTCTCAGCTCTGCTTCACTGTCAAACACCACCGGCTCATCGTTGAGGACACAGGTGTGGGTTACCGGCGCCTTTTCGGCCGGCTCCATTTCTGGAACCAGGCGCACGCTCGGTTTTCCCTCTTTATGCCAGCGCACAGTCTCGTGGGTGTTTCCATTGGCTTCATCCATATAGACGGCGGCAAAGGCCGGCGCTTCATTGTCCTTTTTAATGGATTCGTAAGGACTTTCGGTCTGGTTACCCGCCACATCCGTCACACGAATGCCGATAAGGTTCCCAACCACCTGGCGGTCCACACTTTGACAGTAGACGCCGTCCTCCTTAATTTCGAGGATATTTTCATCGCCCCATGCTCTGGGGTCGGTCCAGGTCTGGCCGCCGTCCAGGGTATATTCCCAGGTGGCAATATCACTTACACCCACAGCCATGTTGGCTTTGAGGCTGACGGTGTCTCCACCGCGCCAGCGATCCGCATCTACCGGCTCGCCGGTGGTTTCGCTAATATAGGCTGTAAGCTCCTTACCATTATCCAGCTTAAAGCTGTACTCCCGGTTTTCGCTGTTGCCCGCGTTGTCGGTGGCAGCTACCTTTATGGTGTTTACACCATCCTCGGTCACTTTCACCTCAACGGTTTCTTTGTCCTTTCGTCCATTTTCAGACGGCATCACCGTCTGTTCGGGTTCATTATTCAGCTGCCAGGTAATGGCAGCCAGGCCGCTGTCTGCATCCTCAACAGGAATATTGACAGTGACCTCCTTGCCGTACCATCCCGCAGCGTTGGCCGGTATATCGGTGACGCTGTCACCAATGACTGGCCCGCTGTTTTCCACGGTCCATTGGGCAGTGTTTCCCTCACCCGTGACCGGCAGTGTGCTGGACACATTACCCGCCACATCCTTGGCCGAAACCTGAAGGGTCTGATCCTTGGCCGCGTTTACCGGAATGGTAAATACCGCTTTTCCATCATTTACAACGACTTCTGTTGTCGTATCTCCAACGCTGAAGCTAACGGAATGGTTCCCGCTCAGCGCGTCTGTGACTGGCACCGTTACACGGATGCTGTCATTAAAGAAGTTGCCAAAGCTGAGCCAGTGAATGGCTGCCTTGATCCAGTTGTCCGCGCCCTTTTTCTGTTCAAACAGAATCTTCTGTTCTTCTATCACAGGAGCGGTCAGATCTTTTTTGACCACAGCCGCCTTGTCCAGCACCGACACATTGCCGGCTTTGTCCCAGACTTTGAAGATCACGTTATAAATACCGTCATCGGTGATGGTGATATTGTTCTCACCCGTTTCGTCCCAGGGAATGTTGTCAGCCTGCCAGGTGTTTCCATTGTCAAGGCTGTAGTTCCATTCCTTAAGGCCAAGGCTGATGACACCATCTGCCGGGTCGGTGGCGTGCACCTTTAATACACGGTCTGCCTTGCGGCAGTCCCAGGCGCTGTCCACCGGGCTGGTGCCGTCTGTCTCGGTAATACCCAGATCCACAGGGGCTTGGGTATCGGTGACGTGCAGGCTCTTGGCATCGCTGTTTGCGCCGATATTGCCCGCCAGGTCGGTCACCCTTACCACAATGGCGTCAGTGTCCATAAATCCCTTGCCGGCAATGACACGGCTCAGGCTTTGGGGCTGATCGGTAATGGGGTATGCCTCGCTCCAGCTAGTGCCGCCGTCCAGGCTGTACTGCCAGTCGCGCAGCGGCGAGGTCTGTATTTTATCCGGATCGTCCGGGTTTTCGTTTTGGGTGTCAGGGCTAACCGTCAGCGTAACTTCTTTGTCTGTTTTCCCGTCTGTGCCCACCTCACCGTCGCTGGTTGTCAGTTTAAACTCGGGTTTGTCCGGCGGGGTGGCGTCGTTTTGGTAAATCCATTCGGCCTCGGCGCTGTTGTCCCAGGCGTCATAGGCTTTTACCTTAAAGCTGAGATTTTTTCCTTCGCCTGTAATATTGTCTAAGAGCCGTTGTTCCTCAGTTTTTCCGCTGTTGTCCGGCTGGGTATAGTCGAGTATCGCTACCGAGTTATCCGGATAAGTGACCTCCAGCTTTGTCAGGCTGTTGTCCGCCGGATAGGTTTTGACCACATTGCCGGCATCGTCTTTAATATCCTCAGGCTTAGTGCCACCCTCAATGTTGATGTCTGCCAGAGCAGACAGAGCTGCCCCGTGGTACCAGTCCTGCTCGGTGGTTTCCTGCGGGGTGAGCCCCACAGTAATTTTGGTAAGGTCAATGGTGTCCGGAATCTCAACCACATTTTTCGCTGTCATGTCTGCGCTGTTGCCAGCCTTGTCATAGAGCTTTGTAATTGTTAGTTTGTCGCCAGGGGCCAGATCACCGATATCGATGCTCGCTTCGCCCGTCTGGCTGCAGGACGCGTTTTGGACTGAAGATTCCACACCGCTCCGGGTGAGGGTATAGTCCACGCTTCCGCCGCCGCTCAGGCTGTCAAACACATAAACATTTGCCTTTAAAAGGCCGTTGTCCATCGCAGCATTAACATTGCTCTTATCCGCCAGCGGCGGGGTTTTATCCACCAGCACCTGCGCTTCGCACAGGTTCGCTTCGTCCTTCAGACCGCTGTCCTTCTGCTGTCCCCAGGTCTTAATGGTATAAGACCCTTCCTCTGTAAAGTCTGCCAGCGCAATCTGCTGCGCAGTGCCTTGCGGCGCTTCGCTGCCTGTGCGGCCAGCATCCTCCGTGTTGTCCTTCAGGGTACGATACTGGTACTCGGTGGCTGCCTGTACGCCCGCATCGCTGCAGGCTGGCAGGCTGATGATCGCGGTCTGATCCTGGTTGCTCCAGGTACCGCTCATGATTTGTCCATTTTTATCTTTCACCTCGATGCTGGCCGGATCCGGCATTTTCCGGCTGATCACAATCCGCCGCGGCGCAGTCTCATTGGAGACATTGCCCGCGTTGGTCACCAGACGGAATCGGTATTCGGCATTGGTTTCTGTGGTAAGCTTATGTGTTTTGTCCAGGGCGTCACTGACCGAGGACCAGGTTTTTCCGTTATCGGCGCTGACCTGTAAATCCTCGACGCCGGAGACCGGCTCGTCATAGCTGAGCTGAGCCTGGACGTCGTAGCTGGTAGCGCCGCTGTAGGCCGTACTGCCTGAGTCCACCAGGCTGAAGCTTACGCCCAGGTCTGGGGCTTTGGTTTCCAGCTTAAAGGGCTTTTCGATTGTCTGGGTATTGCCCGCCTGGTCGGTGGCCGCAATGGTAACTGTCTGGGCATTTCCGCTCGCTGTCAGTGTTCCCTTATATTGCCGGGTAGCTTTGCTGTCTGTCTCGTCGATGTTTTCATCGGCAATCACGGTTTCTGTACCATTTTGGTTCGCGGTCACCTTAACACTTTGCAGGCCCGCGTCCTTATCGGACACTTCCACTGTATAGGGCAGCTCCCCTTTATACCAGCCCTGGGCGTTGGGGGTTGCGGTGGTGCTCACTTTTGCTTCAGGCTTTTCAACCTCCAGCAGAATGTTATCCACTGTAACCGGAGCGCTCTCACGGCCTGCCAGGTCGGTGGCTATGAGCTTAAGACTGGTATTTAATGGTGTTCCCTGTTTGGGTGACAGCCGGAAGCTGACGCTGCCGTTGCCGTCCGCGGTCAGGGTTTTTTTGGTGGTTTCATCGTTACCCAGCTGATAGGTGATCTGGTTGACACCAGACCCCACATCGGCAGCTTTGGCGGTGACCTCCACCGTGTCGTTATACAAAATTTTAGTTAACAGCCCGCCGTCACTTACACGGCTGACTGTAATATCACTTCCTTCCAGCGTTGGATTGGCGGTATCAATTTTAATGGTTTCTTTTTTCGTCAGGTCCGACAGATTATCCGCCGCGTCCCTGCTTCTGGTCATGAAATCAAAGCTGCCATCTCCTGTAAAGGTAATTTTATCGCCCTGCTGCCAGGTTTGGGTGGCGGTGTCCGCCGCACGGCTGCGCAGCCAGGACTTTTGATTAGCCGTCTGAGCCTGTGGCGCAGCGAGCTGATACTCGGTCTGCACCTTGCTTCGCAGCTCGTCGTCGATGTCTAAGCCTGTGGTACTTTGGCCCGCGTCTTTAGCAGCCTCGGTAATGATGATCTCTGGACTGGTGACATACCAGCCGTTGTCGCCGTCCGGGGTTTCCAGACTCCGGGACAGCTGCGGTGCCTTTGGCTTTTCGCCGTCGATATAGGCGGTTGCAGCCACGAAGGCCGATTCGTTGCCAGTGCCAGAGACTGCCTTAAAGGTGTATGCCTGGCCGGCGCCCGGCGTTGTCTGACGGATGGCCAGACTGGCCCCGGTCAGCTTGCGCCAGGGATCAGTATCGCTTGCGCGGTAATAATAATCCACACCGGAGGGTGGCATTGTGCCTTGAATACTTGGTGTAAATTCAACCTTTTTGCTCCAATTTCTATCTCCAACTAGGTCCGACTTGACCTGAATGGTGATGGGCGCAGTGGTGTCATCTTTCCAGACCTCGAAGGTGGCTTCGTCCCCTTCGATGCCCGCGTTGTTGACGGCGCGCACCCGCACAAGGGTTTTGCCGTTTTGGGTAACGTCGTATTTTACATTGTTCCATAAATAGTCAAGATTACCATTAATGCGGTGGCTCTCTGTAAAATCGACCCATGTTTTACTTGTTGTGTCATAATACTGGTATTTGGCAAAACCCGATTTGGTATCCTCCCCGCCGCTTACCTGCAGCGAGAAGCTTTCCTTCTGCCACTGGCGTTCCTTCTTATTACCCGCGTCGCGAATGGAAACGCTGGGCTTTTGGCTGTCGGCGCAGATGCGCTGGGTGAGCATTGCTGTCTGGTTCGCGTTGTTTGTAACCTCGACGGTGATTGTTCCCTTAAAGTTTTCAATCTCCACTGGTCCCGTATAACGGGTCAGGGTACCGTATTGCAGCTTGGTTCCCTCATCTGGCTCGAGCTTAAACTTCAGGCTGTCCTTTTTAATGCCGACCAGATCATCGGTGGCGGTGATGGTCGCTGTGACCGCACCTTTATAAACCGGTGTCTTGTCGCTTAGCTCCGTAACCTTTTGTTTATCATAGCCGATGGTGATGGTGGGCACGTTGTCGCTTTTGGTATAATTAAAAACCTGCCGGTTGACTGCCGACGCATTGCCGGCCGCATCCTCGGTATAGGCTTCCAGAATCCAGGTGCCGCTTTCGGTGATGTTGGTATCATTGATATTGGCTATTGTCCCGGTGGCTTTCGTATAATCCGGAACCACTGTCGCGTCGTTTTTGTAGACACGGTATTTTAGGGTTCTTGGGCTATAGTCACCTGTGTCACTGGTGAGGTCGGTAATTTTGAGGGTGTTTCGCTCATTGTCCTGATACCATTGGCTGCTGGTAGCAGCCTCCAGTGTGGTATCAACGCCGTCCTTTGTAAAGGATATTTTTGGTATATCCGGAGCTTTCTGGTCCAGGGCGATATTATAGACATCGCTCACCTTCTCTAATTTTGATTTGCTTTCCCCCTTAAACTGGTAGGTGGTCACGCCATCGGTATTGACGGTGACTGTCTGGTGGGTGGTGCTTTGGCCACTGGTATCTTTACATACCTCGTAACTGCCTGTCCCTTTTTTCTGGTACAGGGTGCTGCCGTTGGTAGCAGCCTCCAGGGTCACCGGCTGGTTAGTCCATGCCGGCTGGGCATCGGCCCCTTCACTGCATGTTCCACTGACGCCGACCGAAATGGTGGGCGCTGTTTTCTGGATATTGACGTTTACCACGCTCTGGGCGCTCTCGTGCCCGGCATTGGTAACCACCTTAAAGCAGACGCTCCAGCTGCCGTCATTGCTGCCGTTCTCTAATGCTTCTATGGTTACGCTTGTGCCGTTATAGTCCTTCCAGTCTTGCTTTAGCTCACCGTCCTTGTAAAGGGCATACTGTATGCCGTTCCCGTTGTAGCCGGAGAGCGGCGTAATTGTATCCTTAGTTTTGGCGGTGATGGTCACACTATCGGCTGTCCAGCTGCCGTTATAGATCACGGCGCCGGCCTTTGCTTCTGTTTCAGGCGCATTTGGCACCATGGTGTCCACGATAAATTTTTTTTCTGTTGTGCTCGCTGTGTTCCCCGCGTTGTCGGTGGCTGTAAAGTTGAACTCGTATTTCCCGTCCTTCATTGCCAGAGGGCCTGTGTAGTCTTTGGCTGTAGTATCGCTTGATTTCAGCTTATATTGCTGGCTTTTCAGGCCGCTGGCGAAATTATCAGTTTTACCGTCCATAAGGCCAGACAC containing:
- a CDS encoding HD-GYP domain-containing protein → MEQNNQAYLGLRQALETAVEAMDPEIRAHSLRTGQRMETLLKEMGRSDLLDLWTWGDLSPLNYHDLGKKPGEYGAAHAEAGEMFFKRLHRLFSQISGQAAIFTSIAADVCHYHHCYYGACRFESVSGGDIPLAGRVCAVADAWDNLALDGLRPSQILTSLEPQSGGRYDPEVIEALRRFYERHGALEL